A genome region from Streptomyces pratensis includes the following:
- a CDS encoding AAA family ATPase, which yields MESVRGFHGSRAVDLDFTRPGGTYAGWTVLAGRNGSGKTTLLQAIAMCLIGERRTMQLVPNLESWISKDSQEAAIGVVITNDPLWDYGYTTSRDTAVMVEWNTEGATPERDGTPLFEPPRVGSDRILRVNFRPEEETLTPLWSGAQYPGWFVAAYGPFRRLSGADSDGDIVFSQSTGLAIHNSNYPEKTFAVRTLFNEKESLSEAVSWLIQLHLARFEERPGAGELLEMTLTMLQDGLLPDGYTVHSVNSEGLWIAHQSLDKAMPLRAMSDGYRTVVVLVLDIIRRIAASYPYPTAHEIVESNGTPTLRHPGVVLIDEIDAHLHVSWQQRIGEWLKRHFPNIQFIVTTHSPYICQAADANGLIRLPGPDEAEGPSIVEPDLYRRVVYGTGDDAVISDLFGLDTPYSQEARELREKLVKLEAAVVRGVATSGDLQTLRDLKKTLSSSPVTRVDEISARLIGEEGEGV from the coding sequence ATGGAGAGCGTGCGCGGCTTTCATGGCAGCCGGGCAGTGGACCTCGACTTCACCCGTCCGGGAGGTACCTACGCCGGTTGGACGGTCCTAGCGGGGCGCAACGGGTCGGGGAAAACAACGTTGCTGCAGGCCATCGCAATGTGTCTTATTGGTGAAAGGAGAACCATGCAGCTAGTGCCAAATTTGGAGAGCTGGATTTCCAAGGATAGTCAGGAGGCTGCAATCGGGGTGGTGATCACGAATGATCCTCTGTGGGACTATGGCTACACAACCTCTCGTGATACTGCCGTAATGGTCGAATGGAATACAGAAGGCGCTACGCCCGAGCGAGATGGAACGCCACTATTTGAGCCGCCGCGAGTGGGGAGTGATCGTATCCTACGAGTAAACTTCCGACCCGAAGAGGAGACTCTCACTCCATTGTGGTCAGGAGCGCAGTATCCTGGATGGTTCGTTGCGGCCTACGGGCCCTTCCGGCGACTTTCGGGTGCCGATTCAGACGGTGACATTGTATTTTCTCAGAGCACTGGTCTAGCGATTCACAATTCGAACTATCCGGAGAAAACCTTTGCGGTCCGGACGCTCTTTAATGAGAAGGAGTCGCTCTCTGAGGCGGTTAGCTGGCTAATTCAGCTTCATTTGGCGCGATTCGAGGAAAGGCCTGGGGCGGGCGAGCTTCTCGAAATGACTCTGACCATGCTCCAGGATGGGCTTCTGCCGGACGGCTACACGGTCCACAGCGTCAACTCGGAAGGTCTGTGGATCGCACACCAAAGTTTGGACAAGGCAATGCCGTTGCGGGCCATGAGTGACGGGTATCGAACGGTGGTGGTGCTGGTTCTCGACATTATTCGCAGAATTGCGGCTTCCTATCCGTATCCGACTGCGCATGAGATTGTTGAATCAAACGGAACGCCGACTTTGCGCCACCCAGGGGTTGTGCTGATTGATGAGATTGATGCCCACTTGCATGTTTCTTGGCAGCAGAGAATTGGAGAATGGCTGAAGCGGCATTTTCCGAACATTCAATTTATCGTGACCACGCACAGCCCTTACATCTGTCAGGCCGCTGATGCGAATGGCCTGATCCGCCTTCCAGGGCCAGATGAAGCGGAGGGGCCCAGCATTGTTGAGCCAGATTTGTATCGACGTGTCGTATACGGCACGGGGGATGATGCGGTTATTTCTGATCTTTTCGGCCTAGATACCCCCTATTCGCAAGAAGCGCGTGAGTTGCGGGAGAAATTGGTGAAGCTGGAGGCGGCGGTAGTGCGAGGGGTTGCCACCTCTGGAGACCTGCAAACTTTGCGCGATTTGAAGAAAACTCTTTCCAGTTCTCCAGTCACGCGGGTCGATGAAATCTCGGCAAGGTTGATTGGTGAAGAAGGTGAGGGGGTGTGA
- a CDS encoding lytic polysaccharide monooxygenase auxiliary activity family 9 protein, with translation MAVITTTRRRLAGSIVALGVAPLALAGLSAAPAAAHGSLSDPVSRVSACFAEGPENPQSAACKAAVAAGGTQALYDWNGVNIANAAGNHRSLIPDGKLCSAANDKFKGLDLPRADWPSTPMEAGSHTFRFRATAPHKGSFELYLTKASYDPAQPLKWSDLEEKPFATATDPTLENGSYVFDGTVPQASGRQLIYTIWQRSDSPEAFYACSDVVFGGESAGGGTTTEESPAPAASAPSEEDIDDGADKSSVEHNGHGDDDASTGAEVTEAAAPAEDTAANAPEPNNVAASPATTAPADVALAETGGSSSTSYLAIGGAAALAVGASALFVSVRRRASGGAHRA, from the coding sequence ATGGCCGTCATCACCACCACCCGCCGCAGGCTCGCCGGAAGCATCGTCGCGCTCGGCGTCGCGCCGCTCGCGCTGGCCGGGCTCTCCGCCGCACCGGCCGCTGCCCACGGTTCGCTGAGCGATCCGGTCAGCCGGGTCTCGGCCTGTTTCGCGGAGGGGCCGGAGAACCCGCAGTCGGCGGCGTGCAAGGCAGCCGTGGCGGCGGGCGGCACCCAGGCGCTGTACGACTGGAACGGGGTGAACATCGCCAACGCGGCGGGCAACCACCGCTCGCTCATCCCGGACGGCAAGCTGTGCAGCGCCGCCAACGACAAGTTCAAGGGGCTCGACCTGCCGCGCGCCGACTGGCCGTCCACGCCGATGGAGGCGGGCAGCCACACCTTCCGGTTCCGGGCGACCGCGCCGCACAAGGGCTCGTTCGAGCTGTACCTGACCAAGGCGAGCTACGACCCGGCGCAGCCGCTGAAGTGGTCGGACCTGGAGGAGAAGCCGTTCGCCACGGCCACCGACCCGACGCTGGAGAACGGGTCGTACGTCTTCGACGGCACCGTTCCGCAGGCCTCGGGGCGGCAGTTGATCTACACGATCTGGCAGCGGTCGGACTCCCCCGAGGCCTTCTACGCCTGCTCCGACGTGGTCTTCGGCGGTGAGAGCGCCGGAGGCGGCACCACCACCGAGGAGTCCCCGGCACCGGCCGCGTCCGCACCGTCCGAGGAGGACATCGACGACGGCGCCGACAAGTCGTCCGTCGAGCACAACGGCCATGGTGACGACGACGCGTCGACCGGCGCGGAGGTGACCGAGGCGGCGGCCCCGGCCGAGGACACCGCAGCGAACGCTCCCGAGCCGAACAACGTCGCCGCGTCCCCCGCGACCACGGCGCCCGCGGACGTGGCCCTCGCCGAGACGGGTGGCAGCAGCAGCACGTCGTACCTCGCGATCGGCGGAGCCGCCGCGCTCGCCGTCGGTGCGAGCGCCCTCTTCGTCTCGGTCCGCCGACGGGCCTCGGGCGGCGCGCACCGCGCCTGA
- a CDS encoding esterase/lipase family protein, with protein MLPWTRAPRAPRARRTLAALILAFTAFVAAPTATAAAAPTQAAAPSRGWNDYSCKPSAAHPRPVVLVHGTFGNSIDNWLVLAPYLVNRGYCVFSLDYGQLPGVPFFHGLGPIDKSAGQLDVFVDKVLGATGAPEADLVGHSQGGMMPNYYLKFLGGADKVNALVGIAPDNHGTTLLGLTRLLPYFPGIEDLLTTNTPGLADQIAGSAFITKLNAGGDTVPGVRYTVIATKYDEVVTPYRTQYLSGPDVRNVLLQDLCPVDLSEHVAIGTIDRIAFHEVANALDPARATPTTCASVIG; from the coding sequence ATGCTGCCCTGGACCCGTGCCCCGCGCGCCCCACGCGCTCGCCGCACACTCGCCGCACTGATCCTCGCCTTCACCGCGTTCGTCGCCGCCCCCACGGCGACCGCGGCGGCGGCCCCCACGCAGGCCGCCGCTCCGTCCCGCGGATGGAACGACTACTCCTGCAAGCCCTCCGCGGCCCACCCACGTCCCGTCGTCCTCGTGCACGGGACCTTCGGGAACTCGATCGACAACTGGCTGGTCCTCGCGCCGTACCTCGTGAACCGGGGCTACTGCGTCTTCTCGCTCGACTACGGCCAGCTCCCGGGCGTGCCGTTCTTCCACGGACTCGGCCCGATCGACAAGTCGGCCGGACAGCTCGACGTCTTCGTCGACAAGGTGCTCGGCGCCACCGGCGCCCCGGAGGCCGACCTGGTCGGCCACTCCCAGGGCGGCATGATGCCCAACTACTACCTGAAGTTCCTCGGCGGCGCCGACAAGGTGAACGCCCTCGTCGGGATCGCCCCCGACAACCACGGCACCACACTCCTCGGCCTCACCCGGCTGCTGCCGTACTTCCCCGGCATCGAGGACCTGCTCACGACGAACACCCCGGGCCTCGCCGACCAGATCGCCGGGTCCGCCTTCATCACCAAGCTCAACGCGGGCGGCGACACCGTGCCCGGGGTCCGCTACACCGTCATCGCGACCAAGTACGACGAGGTCGTCACCCCGTACCGCACTCAGTACCTGAGCGGGCCGGACGTACGCAACGTCCTGCTCCAGGACCTGTGCCCGGTGGACCTGTCCGAGCACGTCGCGATCGGGACCATCGACCGGATCGCCTTCCACGAGGTGGCGAACGCCCTCGACCCGGCGCGCGCCACCCCGACCACCTGCGCCTCGGTCATCGGCTGA
- a CDS encoding DNA polymerase Y family protein codes for MNDQPAVLCLRFRRIGGGLPDGAAYEGLLALLGAFTPVVEAAPPGAALADVSGALRYFGQDAAGLASVIRVRALALHGVDCAIGAASNPMLARMAARQATAGTTFLVPPGEHAGFLASKPAAALDGVGAATARTLCGYGLDSIGRIAAAPLATLQRITGVRTGRELWERANGIDRTRVVPNAAARSIAAERSFPRDELDPEQHRRALLSLTEELGARMRVDGQVCRSLAVSLRYADRTGYATLTRSRTLTEPTAHSAALTSLAYRIQDSFALQRARVRGIGLRAEGLHDAERAAHQLTFDPVDERARRIEAVSDRLRARFGPQAVKPGRLAA; via the coding sequence ATGAACGACCAGCCGGCCGTCCTGTGTCTGCGGTTCCGCCGGATCGGCGGAGGACTTCCGGACGGCGCCGCCTACGAGGGACTGCTCGCCCTCCTCGGGGCGTTCACCCCGGTCGTGGAAGCGGCCCCGCCCGGCGCCGCGCTCGCCGATGTCAGCGGCGCGCTGCGCTACTTCGGACAGGACGCGGCGGGCCTGGCCTCCGTGATCCGGGTGCGCGCCCTCGCCCTGCACGGCGTGGACTGCGCGATCGGGGCGGCCTCCAACCCCATGCTGGCCAGGATGGCCGCACGGCAGGCGACGGCCGGAACCACCTTCCTCGTGCCCCCCGGTGAGCACGCCGGCTTCCTCGCGTCCAAGCCCGCCGCCGCGCTGGACGGTGTCGGGGCGGCGACCGCGCGCACCCTGTGCGGATACGGGCTCGACTCCATCGGCCGGATAGCCGCCGCGCCGCTCGCCACCCTGCAGCGCATCACCGGCGTACGGACCGGACGCGAACTGTGGGAACGGGCCAACGGCATCGACCGCACGAGGGTCGTCCCGAACGCGGCCGCCCGGTCGATCGCCGCCGAACGCTCCTTCCCCCGCGACGAACTGGACCCGGAGCAGCACCGCCGCGCGCTGCTCTCGCTCACCGAGGAGCTGGGGGCCAGGATGCGCGTCGACGGGCAGGTGTGCCGCTCGCTCGCGGTCTCCCTGCGCTACGCCGACCGGACCGGCTACGCGACTCTGACCCGCAGCCGTACGCTCACGGAGCCCACCGCCCACTCCGCGGCGCTCACCTCGCTCGCCTACCGGATCCAGGACTCGTTCGCTCTCCAGCGGGCCCGGGTGCGGGGGATCGGGCTGCGGGCGGAAGGACTCCACGACGCCGAACGCGCCGCCCACCAGCTCACCTTCGACCCGGTGGACGAACGGGCCCGGCGGATCGAGGCGGTGTCCGACAGGCTGCGGGCCAGGTTCGGTCCGCAGGCCGTGAAGCCGGGGCGGCTCGCGGCCTGA